The Streptococcus respiraculi sequence GTCGGTATGTTGTCAGATGCAGAAGCACATGTCAGTACAGTCTTTGGAACGCAAATCCCTGTTGCCAACTACTTTGTCAACGTGCTTGGTCAGCCAGCACTAAATATGGGTGTCTTTGTCGGAATTATCGCTGGTTTTGTCGGGGCAACAGCCTTCAACAAATACTACAACTATCGCAAGTTGCCAGATGCTCTGACCTTCTTTAATGGGAAACGCTTTGTACCGTTTGTGGTGATTTACCGATCTGTCTTGGTGGCCCTTGTCCTTGCCATTTTCTGGCCTGTGGTTCAGACTGGAATCAACAGCTTTGGGAAATGGATTGCTAATTCACAAGACACCGCACCAGTCTTTGCACCATTTATCTATGGTACCTTGGAGCGTCTCTTGTTACCGTTTGGTCTGCATCACATGTTGACCATTCCGATGAACTATACCTCACTCGGTGGAACTTACGAAATCATGACCGGGGCTCAAGCTGGTCAGCAGGTATTTGGACAAGACCCATTGTGGCTCGCTTGGATTACAGACTTGATTAACTTCAAAGGTGCAGGCGATATGAGTCAGTACAAGGATCTTCTAGCAACGGTCACACCGGCTCGTTTCAAGGTCGGACAAATGATTGGCTCAACCGGTATCCTCATGGGATTGACCCTTGCGATGTACCGTAATGTGGATCCTGATAAGAAGAAAAAATACAAAGGGATGTTTGTCTCATCTGCCCTTGCAGTCTTCTTGACAGGTGTAACAGAGCCAATTGAATACATGTTCATGTTTGCTGCTATGCCACTGTATGCAGTTTATGCGGTCATTCAAGGGGGAGCCTTTGCCATGGCAGACATCGTGAACTTGCGCGTGCATTCATTCGGAAATATCGAGTTCTTGACCCGTACACCAATGGCTATCAAAGCGGGTATTGGCCTTGATGTGGTCAACTTTATCTGGGTATCTGCCCTCTTTGCTGTTCTCATGTACTTGGTTGCAGACTTCATGATTAAGAAAATGAATCTTGCGACAGCAGGTCGTAATGGAAACTATGATACTGAAACAGCTGATGATACACCTGTTTCTGGAGACGCAGGCGTTGCAGATGGGAATTCGCAAATTGTGCAAATCATCAACCTCTTAGGTGGTCGTGACAATATCGCTGATGTCGATGCTTGTATGACCCGCTTGCGCGTGACGGTCAATGATGTCAAAAAAGTTGGTGAAGAAGTGGCTTGGAAGCAGGCAGGCGCCATGGGCTTGATAATCAAAGGTTCAGGAGTGCAGGCAGTTTATGGACCAAAAGCTGATGTCTTGAAGTCTGACATTCAAGATCTACTTGACTCTGGACTTGAAATTCCTAAAACGACTGTAGTCGTTACAGAAGAAGCACTTGTAGAAGACCAGTTTAAAGGTATTACCGCTGAAGTCCATGCTGTAGCAGACGGTCATGCAATGGCGATTACCGAGGTGAGTGATCCTGTCTTTGCGCAAAAAATGATGGGAGATGGCTATGCCGTTGAGCCAGTAAATGGCAATGTCTATGCACCAGTTTCTGGTCTTGTGACGAGTGTCTTTCCAACCAAGCATGCAGTCGGTCTTTTGACAGACAGTGGTTTGGAAGTCTTAGTTCACGTTGGCTTAGATACAGTTGCCCTAAACGGTGCTCCGTTTTCAATCAAGGTATCAGACGGGCAACGTGTGGAAGCAGGTGACTTGCTTCTTGTCGCAGACCTTGAAGCGATCAAGTCAGCAGACCGTGAAACCACGATTGTCGTTGCTTTCACCAATACCGCTGAAATCAAGGCAGTTCGTCTGCAAAACCTTGGAACCGTCACCAAAGATACCGTTCTTGCCCAAGTAGAATTGTAATCGACAAGTGACCTTTCATTGGCCGAACGATAATAATACTTAATATTTATAAACAATGAATCCCTAGCACCCTGCTAGGGATTTTTCACAAACTTTTCAGCCCAATATCTTGTGTTTTTTTGAAAAATATGTTAGTCTAAAATAAATGCAAAAGATATAGTGAATCCCTTCTCTATAAAGGAAATTGGTTGTTAAAACAATCACGAAATATATTTAAAAAAGCATATAAAAGAGGGTTTATGAGAAAGTTTTTACAAAATGTTGTGACGGAAATCGTGTATTATCTGGAGTTGATGTTGTCAGCAATTTTAGCAGTTGCGCTCCTGATTTTATCACTCTTGTTACTAGGAGATTTGGTATCGGCTATTCCTAATGGGATTCATGGGGATACTTTTCTGAAGGAATTTTTAGATCGAACCATTACACTTGCGGTTGGCGTCGAGTTTATTAAGATGCTATGCAAACAGTCGCCACGTACGGTGATTGAGGTGCTACTCGTTGCCATTGCCCGCCAGTTGATTGTTGAGCATGCTTCAAGTACAGACTATTTAATTGGGATGGTTTCTGTAGCGATTCTTTTTGCAGTACGGAAGTATCTCTTCATCCAGTTCGATGATTCAGATAATATCGTCATGCGGGCGAGTCAAAAAGTGAAAGTAGCGAACATCCTTGCACGGGTGAAAATTCCTGGTGAAAAAGGCGAGACCTTGCGCGATTTTGTAGTCCGCAAACTCAACGAGGAAGAAAAAACCATCTCTATTGGTGCCTGTGTTTATCTGAAAAATGTCGCCCTACGCATTGACAATATGCATGGAGATTTGGTCACTCGGGTCGAAATTATCAAGAGTATGTATTAAAATATGTATTAAAACAGGACTGAACGATTGTTCACTCCTGTTTTTTAGGTTTATTTTTATAAGCTACATAGAGGTAAAAAAGGGCGCCTCCTAAGATAATGAGGGCAGGGAACATACTTCGCAAAAGGGCAAAGGGAGTTTCAAATAGAAAAGCCGACCAGAAGTCAAAACCTGATTTTTCCCATAAATTTGGAGTCAGATAGAGTTCTTTCAAGTTCCAAATGTTTTGTTGGTGATGAGAGCTGAGTTGGAAGATAATAGTGAAGTTTGCTATAAAGATAGTAAAAAGAGTCAGAGCCTGCTGTCTCACACGCTTGTAGAGGGCATTGCGGGATTCGTTATCTGAAAAAATATCAGCGTCACCGTCATTGTCAGTATGCGTGAAATACTGACAGCTTTCGCGGTTGCTACCAGGAATCAGAGTCCAGCCACATTCTGCAAAGAGAAAAAGATAATCGAAATAATCCTGCTTAGAAGCAAACTTTCGGTAGTCAATCCGTACGATGGGTATGTCCGTTTTTTGCTCAACTTTTTCAAAGGTATAAGCTGCTGTATAGGGGTTGACCTTTATCAATCGATAGCCCTGAGATTGAATTTGGTTAATCCATTTTTCTTCATCTGGGATTGTTACAAAGATTTTATGCTTTTTCATAGGGAAACTCCTTAAAAATCAAAACGACT is a genomic window containing:
- a CDS encoding PTS transporter subunit IIBC, with the protein product MKKFLSFEFWQKFGKCLMVVIAVMPAAGLMVSIGNSLPLLSADSELLARIGNIIAQIGWGIIGNLHLLFALAIGGSWAKERAGGAFSAGLAFILINLITGNFFGVTVGMLSDAEAHVSTVFGTQIPVANYFVNVLGQPALNMGVFVGIIAGFVGATAFNKYYNYRKLPDALTFFNGKRFVPFVVIYRSVLVALVLAIFWPVVQTGINSFGKWIANSQDTAPVFAPFIYGTLERLLLPFGLHHMLTIPMNYTSLGGTYEIMTGAQAGQQVFGQDPLWLAWITDLINFKGAGDMSQYKDLLATVTPARFKVGQMIGSTGILMGLTLAMYRNVDPDKKKKYKGMFVSSALAVFLTGVTEPIEYMFMFAAMPLYAVYAVIQGGAFAMADIVNLRVHSFGNIEFLTRTPMAIKAGIGLDVVNFIWVSALFAVLMYLVADFMIKKMNLATAGRNGNYDTETADDTPVSGDAGVADGNSQIVQIINLLGGRDNIADVDACMTRLRVTVNDVKKVGEEVAWKQAGAMGLIIKGSGVQAVYGPKADVLKSDIQDLLDSGLEIPKTTVVVTEEALVEDQFKGITAEVHAVADGHAMAITEVSDPVFAQKMMGDGYAVEPVNGNVYAPVSGLVTSVFPTKHAVGLLTDSGLEVLVHVGLDTVALNGAPFSIKVSDGQRVEAGDLLLVADLEAIKSADRETTIVVAFTNTAEIKAVRLQNLGTVTKDTVLAQVEL
- a CDS encoding DUF2812 domain-containing protein; the protein is MKKHKIFVTIPDEEKWINQIQSQGYRLIKVNPYTAAYTFEKVEQKTDIPIVRIDYRKFASKQDYFDYLFLFAECGWTLIPGSNRESCQYFTHTDNDGDADIFSDNESRNALYKRVRQQALTLFTIFIANFTIIFQLSSHHQQNIWNLKELYLTPNLWEKSGFDFWSAFLFETPFALLRSMFPALIILGGALFYLYVAYKNKPKKQE